A genome region from Segatella copri includes the following:
- a CDS encoding peptide MFS transporter, translated as MFENQPKGLWALALANTGERFGYYTMLAVFLLYLQANFGFETGLASTIYSTFLMMVYFLPIIGGIAADKFGFGRMVTTGIFIMFIGYLVLSLPLGKETVAVAAMGISLILIALGTGLFKGNLQVMVGRLYDEPQYASKRDSGFSLFYMAINIGAMFAPTAAIKIMKWAQESLSVSVEDSYHFAFAVACASLIFSIAIYYAFSFTYKHVLASETKSKDDKTSATETNELSKAETKERIICLCLVFAVVIFFWMAFHQNGNTLTLFARDYTQKTSEGLQSMAFDVTNLVACIFVVYGCFGLAQSKTGKGKGISLGVIVAAIAFLFYKYSNLEGAVDVEAPIFQQFNPCYVVALTPVSVALFSWLHKIGKEPTSPEKIGLGMLVAALGFVWMAVGSMGLELPLTQGDPATEGTRVSANLLISTYLILTFAELLLSPIGISFVSKVAPPKYAGLMMGLWFGATAIGNQLVMIPGIMWGQNFNLIAIWGVLAGICLVSALFIFSIIKKLNRVS; from the coding sequence ATGTTTGAGAATCAACCAAAAGGTCTGTGGGCCTTAGCTTTGGCAAACACGGGTGAGCGTTTCGGCTATTACACCATGCTTGCTGTGTTCTTGCTTTATTTGCAGGCCAACTTCGGTTTTGAAACTGGATTGGCAAGTACTATTTATTCTACATTCCTGATGATGGTTTATTTCCTTCCTATCATCGGTGGTATCGCAGCCGACAAGTTTGGCTTTGGACGTATGGTTACCACAGGTATCTTCATCATGTTCATCGGCTATCTTGTTCTCTCACTTCCTCTTGGCAAGGAAACCGTTGCCGTTGCTGCTATGGGTATTTCACTTATTCTCATCGCTTTGGGAACCGGTCTGTTCAAGGGTAATCTGCAGGTGATGGTAGGCCGTCTCTATGATGAGCCACAGTATGCCAGCAAACGTGATTCCGGTTTCTCACTCTTCTATATGGCTATCAACATCGGTGCTATGTTTGCTCCTACTGCTGCCATCAAGATTATGAAGTGGGCGCAGGAGAGCCTGAGCGTTTCTGTGGAGGATTCATATCACTTCGCTTTCGCTGTGGCTTGTGCTTCACTGATTTTCAGTATCGCTATCTACTATGCCTTCAGCTTTACATACAAGCATGTTCTTGCTTCTGAGACCAAGAGTAAGGATGATAAGACTTCTGCTACGGAGACAAACGAACTTTCTAAGGCTGAGACCAAGGAGCGCATCATCTGCCTCTGTCTCGTATTCGCTGTGGTTATCTTCTTCTGGATGGCTTTCCATCAGAACGGTAATACATTGACACTCTTTGCCCGCGATTATACACAGAAGACTTCAGAGGGTCTGCAGTCAATGGCGTTCGATGTTACCAACCTCGTAGCCTGCATCTTCGTGGTTTACGGTTGTTTCGGTCTGGCACAGAGCAAGACCGGCAAGGGTAAGGGTATCTCTCTTGGTGTTATTGTTGCTGCCATCGCTTTCCTCTTCTACAAGTACAGCAACCTTGAAGGTGCCGTAGATGTTGAGGCTCCTATCTTCCAGCAGTTCAACCCATGTTATGTAGTGGCATTGACACCAGTGAGCGTTGCTTTGTTCTCATGGCTCCACAAGATTGGCAAGGAGCCTACATCGCCAGAGAAGATTGGTTTGGGTATGCTCGTTGCTGCTCTCGGTTTTGTATGGATGGCTGTAGGTTCTATGGGTTTGGAGCTTCCTTTGACACAGGGCGATCCTGCTACAGAGGGTACACGTGTAAGTGCTAACCTCCTCATCTCTACATACCTCATCCTTACATTCGCAGAGCTTCTGCTTTCTCCAATCGGTATTTCATTTGTATCGAAGGTAGCTCCTCCAAAGTATGCTGGTTTGATGATGGGCCTCTGGTTTGGTGCAACAGCCATCGGTAACCAGTTGGTTATGATTCCTGGCATCATGTGGGGTCAGAACTTCAACCTCATTGCCATCTGGGGTGTTCTCGCAGGTATCTGTCTGGTTTCAGCTCTCTTCATCTTCTCTATCATCAAGAAGTTGAATCGCGTAAGCTAA
- a CDS encoding RNA polymerase sigma factor RpoD/SigA: protein MRQLKISKSITNRSSEALDKYLVEIGREPMVSIDEEIELAQKIRKGGREGERAKEKLVKANLRFVVSVAKQYQHQGLSLTDLIDEGNIGLVKAAEKFDETRGFKFISYAVWWIRQSILQAIAEQSRIVRLPLNQVGALSKISAEISKFEQENQRKPSVAELAQITKMEESKIDQTIKADNHHMSIDAPFGSDDDDNAMVDVMASGDDSRTDKGVDFESMASELDRVLNSVLKDRERKILCYCYGIGCHEKGLEEIGSEFNLTRERVRQIREKSIIKLRDSGKIKILMKYLG, encoded by the coding sequence ATGAGACAACTTAAGATTAGTAAGAGTATAACCAACCGTTCCAGTGAAGCACTCGACAAGTACTTGGTGGAGATTGGTAGAGAGCCTATGGTCTCTATCGATGAAGAAATCGAACTTGCCCAGAAGATTCGCAAAGGCGGTCGTGAGGGAGAACGTGCCAAGGAGAAATTGGTAAAAGCAAACCTTCGTTTCGTTGTATCTGTTGCTAAGCAATATCAGCACCAAGGTCTTTCTCTTACCGACCTCATCGACGAGGGTAACATCGGTTTGGTAAAGGCTGCTGAAAAGTTTGACGAGACCCGCGGCTTTAAGTTTATCTCATACGCCGTATGGTGGATTCGTCAGAGCATCCTGCAGGCTATTGCCGAGCAGAGCCGTATCGTTCGCCTGCCTTTGAACCAGGTAGGTGCATTGAGTAAGATTAGTGCAGAAATCAGTAAGTTTGAGCAGGAGAACCAGCGCAAACCTTCTGTTGCTGAGCTCGCTCAAATCACAAAGATGGAAGAAAGCAAAATCGACCAGACTATCAAGGCAGATAATCACCACATGAGTATCGATGCTCCATTCGGTAGCGATGATGATGACAATGCGATGGTCGACGTGATGGCTTCGGGTGATGACAGCCGTACCGACAAGGGTGTTGACTTCGAGTCTATGGCGAGCGAGCTTGACCGCGTTCTCAACTCTGTATTGAAAGACCGTGAGCGCAAGATTCTGTGCTACTGCTATGGTATAGGCTGCCACGAGAAGGGTTTGGAGGAAATCGGTAGCGAGTTCAACCTTACCCGTGAGCGTGTTCGCCAGATTCGCGAAAAGAGTATCATCAAGCTCCGTGATAGCGGTAAGATCAAAATCTTGATGAAGTACTTGGGATAA
- a CDS encoding nitrate/nitrite transporter — MSTTEKMQMKLSVSKSARWTALLIVSITMMFGYFFTDVMSPLEPLLTAAKGAENGLGLGWNSDEYGFFSGAYGYFNVFLLLLFFGGLILDKFGIRFTGILSTVLMFGGALLKWYALGHEFDGMVAVPFFGTYSTQVVIAALGFAIYGVGCEICGITVSKVIVKWFTGHELALAMGVQVATARLGTAAALSASLPFAKAMGGVSASVALGAVLLCAGVLVYLVYCVMDKKEDASAAAVATEPEEGFKFSDLGGLFKTTGFWYVAFLCLMFYAGVFPFLKFATKLMIFKYGVDANLAGLIPAMLPFGTIFLTPLFGSIYDKYGKGATLMIIGSCLLTFVHVMFALPINSWVLAIVLMLILGIAFGLVPSAMWPSVPKIIPMKLLGTAYALIFYIQNIGLALIPVWIGKVNQANTGADGVIDYTQTMTIFATFGVIAIIISFLLLFEDKRKGYGLQKPNVK, encoded by the coding sequence ATGAGTACAACAGAAAAAATGCAGATGAAATTGAGCGTCTCTAAGTCAGCTCGCTGGACCGCCCTCCTCATCGTGAGTATCACGATGATGTTTGGTTACTTTTTTACAGATGTGATGTCTCCACTGGAGCCTCTCTTGACAGCAGCCAAGGGAGCAGAGAATGGTCTCGGACTCGGATGGAATTCGGATGAGTACGGCTTCTTCTCTGGAGCTTACGGATACTTCAATGTGTTCCTCCTGCTCCTCTTCTTCGGTGGTCTTATCCTCGATAAGTTTGGCATCCGTTTCACTGGTATCCTTTCTACCGTCCTGATGTTTGGTGGAGCCTTGTTGAAGTGGTATGCTTTAGGTCATGAGTTTGACGGAATGGTTGCAGTACCATTCTTCGGTACTTACAGTACGCAGGTAGTGATAGCTGCTCTTGGCTTTGCCATCTATGGTGTAGGATGCGAGATATGCGGTATCACAGTGAGCAAGGTCATCGTGAAGTGGTTTACGGGCCATGAGTTGGCTCTGGCAATGGGTGTACAGGTAGCTACGGCTCGTTTGGGAACTGCTGCAGCTCTGAGTGCTTCTCTTCCTTTTGCCAAGGCAATGGGTGGAGTATCTGCTTCTGTTGCTTTAGGTGCCGTATTGCTTTGTGCTGGTGTACTGGTATATCTGGTTTATTGTGTGATGGACAAGAAGGAGGATGCTTCTGCAGCAGCTGTAGCTACAGAACCGGAAGAAGGTTTCAAGTTTTCAGACTTGGGTGGTTTGTTCAAGACAACAGGTTTCTGGTATGTGGCATTCCTTTGCCTGATGTTCTATGCCGGTGTATTCCCATTCCTGAAGTTTGCCACCAAACTGATGATTTTCAAGTATGGTGTGGATGCTAATTTGGCAGGTCTGATTCCTGCGATGTTGCCATTCGGTACCATCTTCCTCACACCGCTCTTCGGTAGTATATACGATAAGTATGGCAAGGGTGCTACGCTGATGATTATCGGCAGTTGCCTCCTGACCTTTGTACACGTCATGTTTGCCCTGCCAATCAACTCATGGGTGCTTGCCATCGTGCTGATGCTCATCCTGGGCATTGCATTTGGACTGGTACCATCAGCCATGTGGCCATCTGTGCCAAAGATTATCCCAATGAAACTCTTAGGAACTGCATACGCCCTTATCTTCTATATCCAGAACATCGGACTGGCTCTCATTCCGGTATGGATTGGTAAGGTGAACCAGGCTAACACGGGTGCTGATGGTGTTATCGACTATACCCAGACGATGACTATCTTTGCAACCTTCGGTGTGATTGCTATTATCATCTCTTTCCTCCTCTTGTTTGAAGATAAGAGAAAGGGATATGGTTTGCAGAAGCCTAATGTGAAATAA
- a CDS encoding porin family protein, whose translation MNRNIGLLILMLIFGIPVSAQIGEHRNDFAIGFNGGYMMSSVGFTPEVQQKQHGGLTGGFSMRYTCEKYFKTICSIYAEVNYAQAGWEEDILDKENNPVIITETKEAMAYKRTINYIQVPIFAHLAWGRETRGLNIFVNAGPQFGLYLSDSQKTNFSVEHMPATDNNRVSPVVAQDTMAVKNKLDYGIALGLGAEYSIPKVGHFLAEARYYYGLGNIYGASKRDYFGKSNYGQIVLKLSYLFDITRTKNVKRK comes from the coding sequence ATGAATAGAAATATTGGGTTGCTGATTCTGATGCTCATCTTCGGAATTCCAGTTTCGGCACAGATAGGAGAGCATCGTAATGATTTCGCCATCGGTTTTAATGGGGGCTATATGATGAGTAGCGTAGGATTCACACCCGAGGTACAGCAGAAGCAGCACGGCGGACTGACGGGCGGTTTCTCGATGAGATATACCTGTGAGAAATATTTCAAGACCATCTGTTCTATCTATGCCGAGGTAAACTATGCGCAGGCAGGATGGGAAGAGGATATCCTGGATAAGGAGAATAATCCGGTGATTATAACCGAAACCAAAGAGGCGATGGCTTACAAGCGTACCATCAACTATATTCAGGTGCCAATCTTCGCGCATCTGGCATGGGGTAGGGAGACAAGAGGACTGAATATCTTCGTGAATGCCGGTCCGCAGTTTGGTCTCTATCTGAGTGATTCGCAGAAGACCAACTTCTCGGTAGAGCACATGCCGGCAACCGACAATAACCGTGTAAGTCCGGTAGTGGCTCAGGATACAATGGCAGTCAAGAACAAGCTCGATTATGGTATCGCCCTGGGTCTGGGTGCTGAATACAGTATTCCGAAGGTGGGGCATTTCCTTGCCGAAGCCCGATACTACTATGGTCTGGGAAATATCTACGGTGCTTCTAAGCGTGATTATTTCGGAAAGAGTAACTACGGACAGATTGTTCTGAAACTCTCTTATCTCTTTGATATCACCAGAACGAAGAACGTGAAACGGAAATAG
- a CDS encoding LysM peptidoglycan-binding domain-containing protein, whose amino-acid sequence MRQKMRYFLLFVGLLLSVSIGAQTVKWRDIYTVKKKDTIFGIANKYGLSLPELMDANPEMKREGYMLQKGATLFIPYTKDQKNPNQVNGQKSGNGATVQKTATAPATSKAAVARNAVKVGVMLPLHNVDGDGKRMVEYYRGLLLACETLKQQGADIDVHAWNVPIDADIRNTLLQEGANQCDIIFGPLYTKQVAPLTNFCKTYGIKLVIPFSISGDDVERNKEIFQVYQSDDALNDATIKAFLSRFSNVHPIFVDCNDSTSRKGNFTFGLRKELERRKINYSITNVNSSVEQFAKAFMPSKQNVIILNTGRSPQLTQVLNKLDEFDAKYPGAAISLFGYTEWLMYAKYNLERFYKYDTYIPSTFYYNPNSAQTKALESRYERWFHQPMMVAQPRFAITGFDHGMYLIQGVKRYGKNFTGERQQMTYQPVQTPLRFEKTSRGGYKNKSFQLIHYTFNHQIEAVKY is encoded by the coding sequence ATGAGACAAAAAATGAGATATTTCCTGCTGTTCGTTGGGCTTCTGCTCAGTGTCAGCATTGGCGCGCAGACTGTAAAATGGCGCGACATTTACACGGTTAAGAAGAAAGATACTATCTTTGGTATCGCCAACAAATATGGATTGAGCCTTCCTGAACTGATGGATGCCAATCCGGAGATGAAGCGTGAGGGATACATGCTGCAGAAGGGAGCTACGCTCTTTATTCCATACACCAAAGACCAGAAGAATCCTAATCAGGTGAACGGTCAGAAGTCGGGGAATGGGGCGACGGTTCAGAAAACTGCTACAGCTCCGGCAACCTCAAAGGCTGCTGTTGCCAGAAATGCGGTAAAGGTAGGCGTGATGTTACCTTTGCATAATGTTGATGGCGACGGCAAGCGAATGGTGGAGTATTACCGCGGTTTGCTGCTGGCTTGCGAAACCCTGAAGCAGCAGGGCGCCGATATAGATGTGCATGCCTGGAACGTTCCTATTGATGCTGATATCCGGAATACACTCTTGCAGGAGGGCGCTAACCAATGCGACATCATCTTTGGTCCACTTTATACCAAGCAGGTGGCTCCGCTGACCAACTTCTGCAAGACCTACGGCATCAAACTGGTGATTCCGTTCTCTATCAGCGGAGATGATGTAGAAAGAAACAAAGAGATTTTCCAGGTTTATCAGAGCGATGATGCACTGAATGATGCGACCATCAAGGCATTCCTGAGCCGTTTTTCCAATGTGCATCCTATCTTTGTAGACTGCAATGATTCTACTTCGAGAAAGGGCAACTTTACGTTCGGTCTGCGCAAGGAACTGGAACGCAGGAAAATCAATTATAGCATCACCAATGTGAATTCAAGTGTCGAGCAGTTTGCCAAGGCTTTCATGCCTTCCAAGCAGAATGTGATAATCCTGAATACGGGACGTTCGCCACAGTTGACTCAGGTATTGAACAAACTCGACGAATTTGATGCGAAGTATCCGGGTGCAGCCATTTCTCTCTTCGGCTATACCGAATGGCTGATGTATGCCAAGTATAATCTGGAAAGATTCTATAAGTATGATACTTATATCCCTTCCACCTTCTATTATAACCCGAACTCAGCACAGACCAAGGCGCTTGAGAGCCGTTATGAGCGATGGTTCCATCAGCCTATGATGGTGGCACAGCCAAGATTCGCCATCACCGGTTTCGATCACGGAATGTATCTGATTCAGGGTGTCAAGAGATATGGCAAGAACTTTACAGGTGAGCGCCAGCAGATGACTTACCAGCCCGTGCAGACTCCACTCCGTTTCGAGAAGACCAGTAGAGGAGGATACAAGAACAAGAGTTTCCAGTTGATTCACTATACCTTTAATCATCAGATAGAGGCGGTGAAGTACTAG
- the uvrA gene encoding excinuclease ABC subunit UvrA, with amino-acid sequence MNSEEKINVWGARVHNLKNIDVEIPRDSLTVITGLSGSGKSSLAFDTIFAEGQRRYIETFSAYARNFLGNMERPDVDKITGLSPVISIEQKTTNKNPRSTVGTTTEIYDYLRLLYARAGTAYSYQSGEEMMKYTEEQVIDMILSDYKGKAIFLLAPLVRQRKGHYRELFESMRRKGYLYVRLDGNILEIVPNMKTDRYKNHNIEAVVDKLVVKEEDEERIRKSVATAMKQGDGMVMVLEKGAKEAKTYSKRLMDPVTGIAYQDSAPNMFSFNSPEGACPHCKGLGKVNQIDIKKVIPNDKLSIHEGGIAPLGKYKNQMIFWQIESLLSKYDLNLKTPICEIPGDAMQEILYGSLENVKIEKEKVHTSTDYFCAYDGIIDYLQKVMEDDESAAGKKWADQFISTIECPECHGLRLKKESLSFKIWDKNISEVASLDIDELRDWLEEVEQHLPSMKAKVAHEIIKELRSRVTFLLDVGLNYLSLNRQSASLSGGESQRIRLATQIGSQLVNVLYILDEPSIGLHQRDNERLLNSLKELRDLGNTVIVVEHDEDMMRAADWIVDIGPKAGRKGGEVVFQGTPQEMLKTDTITAQYLNGKMAIEVPALRREGNGKHITIHGATGNNLKGVDVDFPLGKLIVVTGVSGSGKSTLINETLQPILSQHFYRSLKKPMPYESIEGIENIDKVVNVDQSPIGRTPRSNPATYTGVFSDIRSLFVGLPEAKIRGYKPGRFSFNVKGGRCEECKGNGYKTIEMNFLPDVYVPCEVCHGKRYNRETLEVRYKGKSIADVLDMTINQAVDFFENVPQILQKIKALQNVGLGYIRLGQSSTTLSGGESQRVKLATELSKRDTGKTLYILDEPTTGLHFEDIRILMDVLQKLVDRGNTVIIIEHNLDVIKLADWLIDMGPEGGRGGGQLLFAGTPEEMVKQQKGYTYKFLAPLLKKSGKPE; translated from the coding sequence ATGAATTCAGAAGAAAAGATAAATGTATGGGGCGCACGTGTCCACAACCTCAAGAACATAGATGTGGAGATTCCGCGTGATTCCCTCACCGTGATTACCGGACTCTCGGGTTCGGGCAAGAGTTCACTGGCTTTTGACACCATCTTTGCCGAAGGTCAGCGCAGATATATCGAAACATTCTCTGCCTATGCCCGCAACTTCCTGGGTAATATGGAACGCCCGGATGTTGACAAGATTACGGGATTGAGTCCGGTCATCAGCATAGAACAGAAAACCACCAACAAGAATCCCCGCTCTACCGTGGGCACTACCACCGAGATTTACGACTATCTCCGTCTGCTCTATGCCCGCGCCGGTACTGCATACAGCTATCAGAGTGGCGAGGAGATGATGAAATATACCGAGGAACAGGTCATCGACATGATTCTCAGCGATTATAAGGGCAAGGCTATCTTCCTGCTCGCTCCCCTCGTACGCCAGCGCAAGGGTCATTACCGCGAACTCTTCGAAAGTATGCGCAGAAAGGGGTATCTCTATGTGCGACTCGACGGCAACATCCTCGAAATCGTTCCCAATATGAAAACCGACCGCTACAAGAACCACAATATAGAAGCTGTGGTCGATAAACTGGTGGTGAAGGAAGAAGATGAGGAACGCATCCGCAAGAGTGTGGCAACGGCTATGAAACAGGGCGACGGCATGGTAATGGTTCTTGAGAAAGGTGCCAAGGAGGCCAAGACATACTCCAAGCGTCTCATGGACCCTGTAACGGGTATCGCCTACCAGGATTCGGCTCCTAACATGTTCTCCTTCAACTCTCCCGAAGGTGCCTGTCCGCATTGCAAGGGTCTGGGAAAGGTAAACCAGATTGATATCAAGAAGGTAATTCCCAATGATAAACTCAGCATCCATGAAGGCGGCATCGCTCCGCTCGGCAAATACAAGAACCAGATGATTTTCTGGCAGATAGAATCATTGCTCAGCAAGTATGACCTCAACCTGAAGACACCTATCTGTGAGATTCCGGGCGATGCCATGCAGGAAATTCTCTATGGTTCGCTCGAAAACGTGAAGATAGAAAAGGAAAAGGTGCATACCTCTACCGACTATTTCTGCGCCTACGATGGCATCATCGACTACCTGCAGAAGGTGATGGAGGATGACGAGAGTGCGGCGGGCAAGAAATGGGCCGACCAGTTTATCTCGACCATCGAATGTCCTGAATGCCATGGTTTGCGACTCAAAAAAGAATCGCTCTCTTTCAAAATCTGGGATAAGAATATATCCGAAGTAGCCAGTCTTGACATCGATGAACTGCGCGATTGGCTCGAAGAAGTGGAACAGCATCTGCCTTCGATGAAAGCGAAGGTGGCTCACGAAATCATCAAGGAGTTGCGCTCACGCGTTACCTTCCTCCTCGATGTGGGACTCAATTATCTCTCGCTTAACCGCCAGTCAGCTTCTCTATCGGGTGGCGAGAGCCAGCGCATCCGTCTGGCTACTCAGATTGGTAGCCAGCTGGTCAATGTACTCTATATCCTCGATGAGCCAAGCATCGGTCTGCACCAGCGCGACAACGAACGTCTGCTCAACAGTCTGAAAGAACTTCGCGACCTGGGCAATACCGTTATTGTGGTGGAGCACGATGAAGATATGATGCGGGCTGCCGACTGGATAGTAGATATCGGTCCGAAGGCGGGACGCAAGGGAGGTGAAGTTGTCTTCCAGGGCACACCTCAGGAGATGCTCAAGACCGATACCATCACCGCCCAGTATCTCAATGGCAAGATGGCTATTGAGGTGCCTGCCCTCCGCAGAGAAGGCAACGGCAAGCATATCACCATTCACGGAGCAACGGGCAACAACCTCAAGGGGGTGGATGTTGATTTTCCACTCGGCAAACTCATTGTCGTAACGGGTGTCAGCGGCTCAGGCAAATCCACTCTCATCAACGAGACTCTCCAGCCTATCCTCTCGCAGCATTTCTACCGTTCGCTCAAGAAACCGATGCCATACGAGAGCATCGAAGGTATCGAGAATATCGACAAGGTAGTGAATGTAGACCAGAGTCCGATTGGCAGAACGCCTCGCAGCAATCCAGCTACCTACACAGGCGTGTTCAGCGATATCCGCTCGCTCTTCGTAGGACTTCCCGAGGCAAAGATCCGCGGTTACAAGCCGGGCAGATTCTCCTTCAATGTGAAAGGTGGAAGATGCGAGGAATGTAAGGGTAACGGATATAAGACCATCGAAATGAACTTCCTGCCGGATGTCTACGTACCTTGTGAGGTATGCCACGGCAAACGCTACAACCGCGAGACGCTGGAGGTAAGATACAAGGGAAAGAGCATAGCCGATGTTCTCGACATGACCATCAACCAGGCGGTAGATTTCTTCGAGAATGTTCCTCAGATACTGCAGAAGATCAAAGCATTACAGAATGTAGGTCTCGGATACATCAGGTTAGGACAGAGTTCCACTACCCTCTCTGGCGGTGAAAGTCAGCGCGTAAAACTGGCTACCGAACTCTCGAAGCGTGATACGGGCAAGACGCTCTATATTCTCGATGAACCGACAACCGGTCTGCATTTCGAAGACATCCGCATACTGATGGATGTACTCCAGAAGCTGGTAGACCGTGGCAATACGGTCATTATCATCGAGCACAATCTCGATGTCATCAAACTCGCCGACTGGCTCATCGACATGGGTCCGGAAGGTGGACGAGGCGGCGGTCAGCTCCTCTTTGCCGGAACACCAGAAGAAATGGTGAAGCAGCAAAAAGGATATACCTATAAGTTCCTCGCCCCTTTACTGAAGAAATCAGGGAAACCTGAATAA
- a CDS encoding Rpn family recombination-promoting nuclease/putative transposase gives MKQVEERYISLLTDFGFKRIFGTAMNKDLLICFLNSLFNGRQVVKDVSYLNPEHVGDVYTDRKAIFDVYCEGENGEKFIVEMQNAYQTYFKDRALFYSTFPIREQAPKGNEWDFKLNHIYTVALLNFNMNEDAFDKEEIRHHVQLCDTATHKIFYDKLEFIYVEIAKFNKTLEELETLYEKWLYALKNLYKLTQRPKELCDKVFDRLFEEAEIAKFTPQEIREYEASKMAYRDIKNSIDTAKREGRIEANIETAQRLLAMGLPTEQVAKATQLPLDMVQNLSY, from the coding sequence ATGAAACAGGTAGAAGAACGATACATCAGCTTGCTGACCGATTTCGGCTTCAAGCGCATTTTTGGAACAGCAATGAACAAGGATTTGCTCATTTGCTTCCTCAACAGCTTGTTCAATGGCAGACAGGTTGTTAAGGACGTTTCGTATCTGAACCCGGAGCACGTCGGTGATGTTTATACCGACCGCAAGGCTATCTTCGACGTGTATTGCGAAGGAGAAAACGGCGAGAAGTTCATCGTAGAAATGCAGAATGCCTATCAGACTTATTTCAAAGATCGTGCTCTGTTCTATTCTACCTTTCCTATCCGTGAGCAGGCACCCAAAGGTAATGAATGGGATTTCAAGCTCAACCATATCTATACCGTAGCCCTGCTCAATTTCAACATGAACGAGGATGCCTTCGACAAGGAGGAAATTCGTCACCATGTACAGTTGTGCGATACCGCTACCCACAAGATTTTCTATGATAAGCTGGAGTTTATCTATGTAGAGATTGCCAAGTTCAATAAGACCTTGGAAGAATTGGAAACACTCTACGAGAAGTGGCTTTATGCACTAAAGAACCTCTATAAACTTACTCAACGCCCGAAAGAACTGTGCGATAAGGTTTTCGACCGACTTTTCGAAGAAGCCGAGATTGCCAAATTCACACCACAGGAGATTCGGGAATATGAAGCAAGCAAGATGGCATATCGGGATATCAAGAACTCTATTGATACGGCGAAAAGGGAAGGTAGAATAGAAGCTAACATAGAAACTGCTCAACGTTTGCTGGCTATGGGGCTTCCAACAGAACAGGTTGCCAAAGCGACCCAGCTACCTTTGGATATGGTTCAAAATCTGAGCTACTGA
- a CDS encoding glycoside hydrolase family 15, which yields MAEVLNNIEELVDKNEKLIDIWGRRNPKFEIKYEKTVMRAISDYGVGASENTSARGKVFGSGYEPYIMAFFIGLYAGKKLPLSEETKVLGQNLVFWGTAEARKGRKAYPALRSYIFMALVAKTDVDWIALDKGEIKPSTVVSQLITTMEEYANYGFSVMEDKLKEDKGYFFSHRSFLDMFLQLTSKKVDEEHDEEEPEEL from the coding sequence ATGGCAGAGGTTTTAAATAATATAGAGGAACTTGTTGATAAAAACGAGAAACTCATAGATATATGGGGACGTAGAAATCCCAAATTTGAAATAAAATACGAGAAGACCGTAATGAGAGCTATCTCGGATTATGGTGTTGGTGCATCTGAGAATACTAGTGCAAGAGGCAAAGTGTTTGGTTCTGGATATGAGCCTTATATCATGGCGTTTTTTATCGGTTTGTATGCAGGTAAGAAACTGCCATTATCAGAAGAAACAAAGGTCTTGGGACAGAACTTGGTCTTTTGGGGTACTGCTGAAGCACGAAAAGGGCGCAAAGCTTATCCTGCGTTGCGTTCTTATATATTTATGGCTCTTGTGGCAAAGACAGACGTAGATTGGATAGCCTTGGATAAAGGTGAAATAAAGCCTAGTACAGTTGTTTCTCAATTGATAACAACAATGGAAGAGTATGCTAATTATGGCTTCTCTGTCATGGAGGATAAATTAAAGGAAGATAAGGGATATTTCTTTTCTCATCGTTCCTTCTTGGATATGTTTTTACAGTTAACGTCCAAAAAGGTTGATGAAGAACATGATGAAGAGGAGCCAGAAGAATTATAA